In Candidatus Bathyarchaeota archaeon, the following proteins share a genomic window:
- a CDS encoding branched-chain amino acid ABC transporter permease, with protein sequence MVTPSLFLDIIVGGVILGAFYSLIAVGLNLQYGVTRILNVAHGEFLMLGAYLTYFCFTLFGMNPFVSIVIVGPLMFFVGLFVYVLILRRVVKLSKSSEELEFRSLLICFGLSFVIQNLAMVLWTANYRGYEVPSLGIMTIWGVSFEVNRIIIALISIAINVFLYVFLRFTKTGLAMRAMVSQPEGAQLVGVNLNHIYAVSFGLGILFSAWAGALTSVLYSTINPFMGVPYTLISLVLVILAGVGSFRGNVVGGFLLGYLAYVTMRVIHSALTLVVIYAVLILILLVKPKGLFTR encoded by the coding sequence TTGGTAACCCCTTCTCTTTTTTTGGACATAATTGTCGGTGGTGTCATTTTAGGAGCATTCTACTCGTTGATAGCGGTAGGACTTAATTTGCAATATGGGGTTACGCGTATACTTAACGTTGCACATGGAGAATTTTTGATGCTAGGCGCTTACCTAACTTATTTCTGTTTCACACTATTTGGAATGAATCCTTTTGTATCCATAGTCATCGTTGGACCTTTGATGTTTTTTGTCGGACTATTTGTATATGTGCTAATACTTCGTAGGGTGGTGAAACTATCAAAGTCATCTGAAGAGCTTGAGTTTAGATCTTTACTAATATGTTTCGGCCTTTCTTTTGTCATCCAAAACTTAGCTATGGTTTTATGGACAGCAAATTACAGAGGTTATGAAGTGCCTTCGCTTGGAATAATGACTATTTGGGGCGTGAGTTTTGAAGTTAATAGGATAATTATCGCTTTAATATCAATCGCTATCAATGTTTTCCTTTATGTGTTTTTGCGATTCACAAAGACAGGCTTAGCCATGCGAGCCATGGTAAGCCAGCCTGAAGGAGCTCAGCTTGTTGGCGTTAATCTTAATCATATCTACGCCGTATCATTTGGCCTTGGCATTTTATTCAGCGCTTGGGCAGGCGCTCTGACAAGTGTTCTGTATTCTACAATAAATCCATTTATGGGGGTTCCATATACATTAATCAGCTTAGTATTAGTAATTCTGGCTGGTGTCGGCAGTTTTAGAGGTAATGTTGTGGGAGGATTTTTGCTTGGATATCTGGCGTATGTCACTATGAGGGTGATACATTCAGCGTTAACTCTTGTTGTTATATACGCCGTTCTGATACTGATACTTCTAGTCAAACCTAAGGGACTGTTTACGAGGTGA
- a CDS encoding branched-chain amino acid ABC transporter permease yields the protein MVRVTNNVYLKISPLVIFALLMVAPFFMVRYHLALLTSVLCWIGLTVSWHFFSGVTKYVSLGSAAFFGVGVYITAIFCRTLAFPLILLLAGVISFLFACGVGFVTLRMKGVFFAIFTFGLAELLNNAILFWEMSVTGTRGRFITPFDVYYPILIITFAIILFTTILRKSKLGLALRMIGECEDAAIHFGVNATLYKVLGFAVSSMFIGLLGASFAPRWGYVDSGIAFNSLYSFMPAIMTLFGGTELYFGPIVGALVLSLLEEYLLTTFKDYFMIILGSIMILIILVLPEGITGKLLKKAD from the coding sequence TTGGTTAGAGTAACGAACAATGTTTACTTGAAAATTTCTCCCTTGGTAATTTTTGCACTGTTAATGGTTGCTCCGTTCTTCATGGTGAGATATCACTTAGCATTGTTAACCAGCGTCCTATGCTGGATTGGGTTGACTGTTAGCTGGCACTTTTTTAGTGGCGTTACAAAATATGTCTCATTGGGTTCCGCTGCGTTTTTTGGAGTTGGGGTATATATAACGGCCATATTCTGTAGGACGCTAGCTTTTCCGCTCATCTTATTGTTAGCTGGTGTAATTAGCTTTTTATTTGCATGCGGCGTCGGTTTCGTCACTTTGAGAATGAAAGGTGTATTCTTTGCTATATTCACTTTTGGACTGGCCGAGCTTTTAAATAATGCAATATTATTCTGGGAGATGTCTGTAACTGGGACACGGGGTAGGTTCATTACGCCTTTTGACGTTTATTATCCAATACTCATAATTACTTTTGCCATCATCTTGTTTACAACTATTTTAAGAAAGTCAAAGTTGGGCCTTGCGCTAAGGATGATCGGTGAATGTGAGGACGCTGCTATTCATTTCGGCGTAAATGCTACGTTATATAAGGTTCTTGGGTTTGCCGTGAGTAGCATGTTCATCGGCCTATTGGGCGCGTCGTTTGCACCCCGGTGGGGGTACGTGGATTCGGGTATAGCTTTTAACAGTTTATACTCATTTATGCCTGCGATAATGACGTTATTCGGTGGAACGGAACTGTACTTTGGACCTATCGTAGGTGCTTTAGTTCTCTCATTACTGGAAGAGTATCTGCTTACCACTTTTAAGGACTATTTCATGATAATCTTAGGATCAATAATGATTCTTATCATCCTCGTTTTACCTGAAGGAATAACTGGGAAACTTTTAAAGAAAGCTGATTAA
- a CDS encoding ABC transporter ATP-binding protein: MLEVKDLNVARGGLHVLWDVSIKVQKEEIVALIGSNGAGKTTLLSTIAGILKPLSGTILFNDREITGLPPHKIVKLGVSFVPEDRKLFTNCTVRENLLLGAYTSKEKRHTKSMLETVYQIFPLLKERENQLSATLSGGEQRMLAIARSLMSSPRLLILDEPSQGLSPKMTMEVLKTLKKLRDYGISVLLAEQNVHVALNIADRVYVMETGKVTLHGKSAELFGNEYIREAFLGI, encoded by the coding sequence ATGTTGGAAGTTAAAGATTTAAATGTAGCCCGCGGAGGCTTACACGTTCTGTGGGACGTTTCAATAAAAGTTCAAAAAGAGGAAATCGTAGCTTTAATAGGTTCAAATGGAGCTGGAAAAACAACACTTTTGAGCACTATAGCTGGGATACTTAAACCATTATCCGGCACGATTCTTTTTAACGACAGAGAAATTACTGGCTTGCCACCACATAAAATTGTAAAACTAGGAGTCTCATTTGTACCCGAGGATAGAAAATTGTTTACTAACTGCACAGTACGAGAAAATTTGCTTCTTGGCGCATATACATCGAAAGAAAAAAGGCATACAAAAAGCATGCTTGAAACTGTTTATCAGATATTTCCGCTGTTAAAGGAGAGAGAAAATCAGTTATCCGCCACATTAAGCGGTGGTGAGCAAAGAATGCTAGCTATAGCCCGAAGTCTGATGTCGAGCCCCAGATTATTAATACTGGATGAACCTTCACAAGGACTGTCACCCAAAATGACTATGGAGGTGCTTAAGACCTTAAAAAAACTTAGAGACTACGGTATTAGCGTCCTGCTGGCCGAGCAAAATGTTCACGTCGCCCTAAACATTGCCGACCGCGTTTATGTAATGGAGACTGGAAAAGTAACACTTCATGGTAAAAGCGCGGAACTTTTTGGGAACGAATATATTAGAGAGGCATTCTTGGGAATTTAA
- a CDS encoding ABC transporter ATP-binding protein, with amino-acid sequence MKILEGIKVTRRFGGLTALYNVDFCVNEGEIVGLIGPNGAGKTTLFNVITGAIPVTSGVIKFEGRNITGLGAHKICKLGIARTFQVPKPFPRMSVYENILAAATFGRDKSDKSSNLKQEIHQIMEKFGLTSKSETSASNLAVFEQRMLEIARALATKPKLLLLDEVMAGLNPKEATQAVKIIKELRDSGITIFMIEHNMRVIMGVSDRIIVLNQGMKIADGKPEEVSKDIKVIEAYLGEAYVGS; translated from the coding sequence ATGAAAATTCTTGAAGGAATAAAGGTTACTAGACGTTTTGGAGGGCTCACCGCCTTATACAACGTGGATTTTTGTGTAAATGAAGGCGAAATTGTAGGCTTGATCGGCCCAAACGGAGCGGGAAAAACTACTCTTTTCAACGTGATAACCGGTGCCATCCCAGTCACATCAGGGGTTATCAAATTTGAAGGAAGAAACATAACCGGCCTTGGGGCACACAAAATTTGTAAGTTAGGAATAGCTAGAACATTTCAAGTACCTAAGCCATTCCCTCGCATGAGTGTATATGAGAACATACTTGCGGCGGCAACTTTCGGACGAGATAAAAGCGATAAATCTTCTAACTTAAAGCAAGAGATCCATCAAATAATGGAAAAATTTGGATTAACAAGCAAAAGTGAAACGTCAGCCTCAAATTTGGCAGTGTTTGAGCAAAGAATGCTTGAAATTGCAAGAGCATTAGCAACTAAACCAAAGCTTCTGTTACTTGATGAGGTGATGGCTGGATTGAATCCCAAGGAGGCAACTCAAGCAGTTAAGATAATTAAAGAACTACGAGATAGCGGAATTACAATTTTTATGATCGAACATAACATGCGTGTAATAATGGGGGTGTCTGACCGCATCATTGTACTCAATCAGGGGATGAAGATAGCTGACGGTAAACCTGAAGAAGTAAGTAAAGACATAAAAGTTATTGAAGCTTACCTTGGGGAGGCATATGTTGGAAGTTAA
- a CDS encoding nitroreductase family protein: MDVFEAIKGRRSIRAFQEADVPKEIVEKLIEAAMWAPSAGNIQPWEFVIVRNSETKRRLAEAALGQSFIEEAPVVIVVCADEERSARGYGTRGRTLYCIQDTAAAIQNIHLAAYSLGLGTCWVGAFREDEARKILGIPEGLRPVAIIPVGYPAESPQPRSRRPLKQIIHYEKF, from the coding sequence ATGGATGTTTTTGAAGCCATTAAAGGAAGGCGTAGTATTCGAGCTTTTCAAGAGGCGGATGTCCCTAAAGAAATTGTTGAAAAGCTTATTGAGGCTGCCATGTGGGCACCATCTGCTGGAAATATTCAGCCATGGGAGTTTGTTATTGTTAGAAACTCTGAAACAAAGAGGAGGTTAGCTGAGGCTGCTTTGGGGCAGTCCTTTATCGAGGAGGCTCCGGTTGTAATTGTTGTATGTGCTGATGAAGAGCGTTCAGCACGTGGTTATGGGACAAGGGGTAGAACGCTCTACTGTATACAGGATACGGCTGCAGCCATACAGAACATTCATTTGGCAGCTTATTCCCTGGGCTTAGGTACGTGCTGGGTTGGCGCTTTCAGAGAGGACGAGGCAAGAAAGATCTTGGGTATTCCAGAGGGTCTGAGGCCGGTGGCCATAATACCCGTCGGCTATCCAGCTGAATCTCCGCAGCCGAGAAGCAGACGACCATTAAAGCAGATAATCCATTATGAGAAGTTTTAA
- a CDS encoding ATP-dependent DNA ligase, which yields MVCYIKLNIFGLSLSPVEESILLYSEIAEAYEQIEATTKRLEMTDLLVSLLKRTPKEIIDKVVYLTQGKIYPDFVKLEIGVAERLALKALAHASGRRESEIEEDMKKTGDIGETAQKFIAQKKQMTFFQKPLTVQRVYETFDKMARASGPGAIDTKITLLAGLLADAKPKEAKYIMRTVTGNLRLGIADMTVLDALAIAYGGGKETRELVERAYNISSDLGRVAKVLAEEGLEGIKKFKVIVGEPIRPMLAERLSSPEEILEKLGGKCIAEYKYDGERIQAHKKGDEITLFSRRLEDISDQYPDAIDLLRKHVLAKDAIVEAECVAIDPDTGEMRPFQELMHRRRKYGIEKAMEEYPVSLFMFDALYVDGKDLTLEPYLVRRKTLEGIIQEGERIKLAKSITTDNIKELENFFLEAIENGCEGLICKSIGSDSMYQAGARGWLWIKYKRDYKSEMTDTVDLVVVGAFHGRGKRAGTYGALLLAAYNPENDIFETVTKCGTGFTDEDLAKLPEMMKKHVIPHRHPRVSSLIEADVWFEPKIVIEVLGAEITLSPIHTCAMNAIRQGSGLAIRFPRFTGNYRIDKAAEDATTTNEVIEMYQKQLKKIAES from the coding sequence ATGGTATGCTATATCAAACTTAATATATTTGGCCTCTCTCTATCACCCGTTGAGGAGTCAATTTTGCTGTACTCTGAGATTGCTGAAGCTTATGAGCAGATTGAGGCTACAACTAAGAGACTTGAAATGACAGACTTGTTGGTGAGTTTGCTGAAGAGGACGCCTAAAGAAATTATCGATAAGGTTGTCTACTTAACTCAAGGGAAAATTTACCCAGACTTTGTCAAACTTGAGATTGGTGTGGCTGAGAGACTCGCCCTAAAAGCTCTTGCCCACGCTTCTGGAAGGCGGGAAAGTGAAATTGAGGAGGACATGAAAAAAACTGGTGATATTGGCGAAACAGCCCAAAAGTTTATTGCGCAGAAAAAACAGATGACCTTTTTCCAAAAACCCCTAACTGTTCAAAGAGTCTACGAAACTTTTGACAAAATGGCGAGAGCCTCCGGTCCAGGCGCTATCGACACTAAAATAACGCTTTTAGCAGGGCTTCTAGCCGACGCTAAACCAAAAGAAGCTAAGTACATAATGCGGACGGTTACAGGTAACCTTCGTTTAGGTATTGCAGATATGACCGTATTAGATGCCTTGGCAATAGCCTACGGTGGGGGTAAGGAGACTCGCGAGCTTGTGGAACGCGCCTACAACATCTCTTCAGACCTCGGCCGAGTCGCCAAAGTCCTCGCTGAGGAAGGTCTTGAAGGAATCAAAAAGTTCAAGGTCATCGTCGGTGAGCCCATAAGGCCTATGCTGGCTGAAAGGCTTTCTTCACCGGAAGAAATTCTGGAAAAACTCGGCGGGAAATGTATAGCTGAATACAAATATGACGGCGAACGCATACAAGCTCACAAAAAAGGAGATGAAATAACTCTATTCTCAAGGAGGCTTGAGGATATATCCGACCAGTATCCGGACGCTATAGATCTTTTGAGGAAGCATGTTCTAGCCAAAGATGCCATAGTAGAGGCTGAATGTGTAGCCATAGACCCCGACACAGGTGAGATGCGGCCTTTCCAAGAGCTTATGCATCGCAGACGCAAATACGGAATAGAAAAAGCCATGGAAGAATATCCAGTCTCGCTGTTCATGTTCGATGCCCTATATGTGGATGGAAAAGACTTGACTCTTGAACCCTACCTAGTTCGGCGGAAAACTCTTGAAGGTATAATCCAAGAAGGCGAAAGAATAAAACTTGCCAAATCCATAACCACCGACAATATTAAGGAACTCGAAAACTTCTTTTTAGAAGCCATAGAAAACGGATGCGAGGGTCTGATATGCAAGTCAATAGGCTCTGATTCCATGTATCAAGCTGGCGCAAGAGGTTGGCTGTGGATAAAGTATAAACGCGACTATAAGAGCGAAATGACAGACACTGTGGATTTGGTTGTCGTCGGAGCCTTTCATGGACGTGGAAAACGGGCCGGCACTTACGGCGCTCTTCTGTTAGCTGCTTATAACCCGGAAAATGACATTTTTGAAACCGTGACGAAATGTGGAACAGGCTTTACGGACGAAGATTTGGCAAAACTACCAGAAATGATGAAGAAACATGTTATACCGCACAGACATCCAAGAGTTAGCTCGCTTATCGAAGCTGACGTGTGGTTCGAGCCAAAAATAGTCATAGAAGTGTTGGGTGCAGAGATAACCTTAAGTCCAATCCACACATGCGCCATGAACGCTATTCGCCAAGGAAGCGGCTTGGCAATACGCTTTCCAAGGTTTACTGGCAATTACCGAATTGATAAGGCCGCTGAAGACGCAACGACTACAAACGAAGTGATTGAAATGTATCAGAAGCAATTAAAGAAAATTGCTGAAAGCTAG